The Sander vitreus isolate 19-12246 chromosome 5, sanVit1, whole genome shotgun sequence genome includes a region encoding these proteins:
- the LOC144518411 gene encoding lymphocyte antigen 6C2-like — MQFYGALILFMTLSAACGLTCYQCQGKTCTDKVTCHPGLDRCSSIDLNGVITKSCMATIGCISPIKCCEGDLCNSAVPTGSSVLLLLVSSAIITLFL, encoded by the exons ATGCAGTTTTATGGAGCGCTGATCCTATTTATGACTCTGTCTGCAG CATGTGGATTGACTTGCTACCAATGTCAAGGCAAAACCTGCACGGACAAGGTAACTTGTCATCCTGGCTTAGACCGCTGTTCCTCCATCGATTTGAACG GTGTCATTACCAAGAGCTGCATGGCCACAATTGGATGTATCAGCCCCATAAAGTGCTGTGAGGGGGACTTGTGTAACAGCGCCGTACCCACTGGTTCCAGTGTCCTCCTCCTGCTGGTTTCCTCAGCCATCATCACACTCTTTCTTTGA
- the LOC144518407 gene encoding myogenesis-regulating glycosidase-like yields the protein MYHIVPVAPGEQQTAGGTGGSALKKKLAREGRPLVMAGMLGCVLVLAAVVAWCYYSASLRKARLLKAELLDLNKDGFIIHNQTGAVIFSMTFRSGTLDLDSCSKEGNILSCTQSDSGKLNFFIQTVQTKDTVMCYRVRWEELQNKRSVEHAMAYNDSYWYGGAETATQYWPIRMQGEKEPQPFITSDVYLNRNAFGGILERYWLSSNATAIKINDSVPFHLGWSEKDRTLRFQARYQDSPFRPPEGQQALPELSYRVCVGSDVTSIHKYMVRRYFPKPIKVPSPEVFKQPLWSTWALHKTAVTQEKLLRYASDITKHGFTCSHLELDDRYTADYGEFDFDPQKFPNASGMFDILREDGFQVSLWTHPFINYDSINFGVAVEKGLFVREPSGELPALVRWWNGIGGILDFTNPEAREWYSSHLSMIKTRYDVTSFKFGAGETSYLPRQFSTLVPLSDPSTFTRYYTEMAIPFSERAELRVGYQSQDISCFFRIIDRDSVWGYELGLKSIIPTVLTISILGYQFVLPDMIGGNAYPNRTAGGLNGKNVLPDRELYIRWLELSAFMPAMQFSIPPWAYDNEVVQIAQKFTELHETLVAPRVLELAGEVLKTGDPIIRPLWWIANVDEAAYKIDSQFLIGDDLMVAPVLEPGKQERDIYLPAGRWRSYKGEHFDKGPMYLTDYPVDLDEIAFFTRVY from the exons ATGTATCATATTGTCCCGGTGGCTCCTGGGGAGCAGCAGACGGCCGGGGGAACTGGTGGTTCTGCACTGAAGAAGAAACTGGCTCGTGAAGGTCGGCCCCTGGTGATGGCAGGCATGTTAGGCTGTGTGTTGGTGCTGGCTGCAGTGGTTGCCTGGTGCTACTACTCCGCGTCCCTCCGTAAAGCCCGGTTGCTGAAGGCTGAGCTGTTGGACCTGAACAAGGACGGTTTTATTATTCATAACCAGACGGGGGCTGTCATCTTCAGTATGACCTTCAG GTCTGGCACTCTGGATCTGGACTCCTGCTCAAAGGAGGGAAATATTCTGAGCTGCACTCAGTCAGATAGTGGCAAGCTCAACTTCTTCATCCAGACGGTTCAAACAAAAGACACAGTGATGTGTTACCGTGTTCGCTGGGAGGAGCTGCAAAATAAGCGCTCAGTGGAGCACGCCATGGCCTATAACGACTCTTATTGGTATGGAGGGGCAGAGACGGCAACACAGTACTGGCCTATCAGGATGCAGGGCGAGAAGGAGCCGCAGCCTTTCATCACCAGTGATGTCTACTTGAATCGGAATGCTTTTGGGGGAATCTTAGAACGCTATTGGCTGTCTTCAAATGCGACCGCCATCAAGATTAATGACTCGGTACCTTTTCATTTGGGCTGGTCAGAGAAGGACAGGACACTGAGGTTCCAGGCCCGATACCAGGACTCTCCCTTCAGACCCCCAGAGGGTCAGCAGGCCTTACCTGAACTCAGCtatagagtgtgtgtggggTCAGATGTTACTTCTATTCACAAATACATG GTGCGTCGGTATTTTCCAAAGCCTATCAAGGTCCCATCTCCTGAAGTGTTCAAACAGCCACTGTGGTCCACATGGGCTCTCCACAAGACGGCTGTAACTCAGGAAAAGCTGCTGCGCTACGCCTCTGACATCACTAAGCATGGCTTCACATGCTCCCATCTGGAGCTGGACGACCGCTACACTGCTGACTATGGAGAGTTTGACTTTGACCCGCAGAAGTTCCCCAATGCTAGCGGTATGTTTGACATACTCAGAGAAGACGGATTTCAAGTGTCGCTCTGGACACATCCTTTTATCAACTATGACTCCATTAATTTTGGTGTTGCTGTGGAGAAAGGACTGTTTGTTCGGGAGCCGAGCGGTGAGCTGCCTGCTCTGGTTCGCTGGTGGAACGGCATTGGAGGAATCTTGGACTTTACCAACCCAGAAGCCCGTGAGTGGTATTCCTCACATCTGAGTATGATCAAAACCCGCTATGACGTGACGTCCTTCAAGTTTGGTGCAGGAGAGACAAGCTATCTCCCACGCCAGTTTAGCACCCTGGTCCCACTCTCTGACCCCTCCACCTTCACCCGCTACTACACAGAGATGGCCATCCCATTCAGTGAGCGTGCAGAGCTGAGGGTGGGTTACCAGAGTCAGGACATCTCCTGCTTCTTCAGGATCATTGACAGAGACTCTGTGTGGGGTTATGAGCTTGGCCTCAAGTCCATCATCCCGACCGTTCTGACTATTAGCATTCTGGGCTACCAGTTTGTCTTACCTGATATGATAGGAGGGAATGCATACCCCAACCGCACTGCAG GTGGTTTAAATGGCAAAAATGTTCTGCCGGACAGAGAGCTGTACATCCGATGGTTGGAGCTGTCTGCTTTCATGCCTGCCATGCAGTTCTCTATACCACCGTGGGCCTATGACAATGAG GTGGTACAGATAGCGCAGAAGTTCACAGAGCTCCATGAAACTCTGGTGGCCCCAAGAGTTCTCGAACTTGCAGGCGAGGTTCTCAAAACAGGAGACCCGATCATAAGACCCCTCTGGTGGATCGCCAACGTTGACGAGGCAGCCTACAAGATCGACTCCCAGTTCCTGATCGGGGATGATCTGATGGTGGCTCCGGTGTTGGAGCCAGGAAAGCAGGAGAGGGACATCTACCTGCCTGCAGGACGATGGAGAAGCTACAAGGGGGAACATTTTGATAAAGGCCCAATGTACCTCACTGACTATCCTGTGGACCTGGACGAGATAGCTTTCTTTACAAGGGTTTACTGA
- the izumo1 gene encoding izumo sperm-egg fusion protein 1 isoform X1, whose translation MLLVLVSLLCCVPAAKACLQCDRRIRLLLEDFVLSAPTVNNQIEMKKICDHAYVTYRETSRERKGVIDPTTLYRARTEYQSEFDRFLKTKHTGSVTFEAIQILEKGRKILEKHLDTFIRDGLCPNKCGLLKQRVIDCISCRYKIYICPSPSGQLDCGEYPVLAEEGGQAVLNCFLPWHRLLLERPEYHYSWAPSVPGTEKLIDSDFKALVVTDDSSVVLNQLHMDEQGTYRCSLQDQSGTVFYQVTFLLADTEPKCRPGQGRWQKKVSIY comes from the exons ATGCTGCTGGTGCTGGTGTCCCTGCTCTGCTGTGTCCCTGCAGCCAAGGCCTGTCTGCAGTGTGACCGCAGGATCAGGCTCCTACTCGAGGACTTTGTCCTGTCTGCTCCCACTGTGAACAACCAGATTGAAATGAAAAAGATTTGTGATCATGCATACGTGACCTACAGAGAGACCAGCCGGGAGCGAAAGGGAGTCATTG ATCCCACCACTCTGTACAGAGCCAGAACTGAGTACCAGAGTGAATTTGACCGCTTCTTGAAAACCAAGCACACTG gatctgTAACATTTGAAGCTATTCAGATCCTGGAGAAGGGCAGGAAAATCCTAGAAAAACACTTGGACACATTTATTCGTGATG GATTGTGCCCCAACAAGTGTG GTCTTTTGAAACAAAGAGTAATAGATTGCATCTCTTGTCGCTACAAGATATACATCTGTCCCTCTCCCTCCGGCCAGCTGGACTGCGGtg AGTACCCAGTGCTGGCTGAGGAGGGAGGCCAGGCAGTGTTGAACTGTTTCCTTCCATGGCATCGTCTTCTGTTGGAAAGACCAGAGTACCACTACTCCTGGGCCCCCAGCGTGCCAGGAACtgaaaag ctgatCGATAGTGACTTCAAAGCCTTGGTAGTGACAGATGACTCATCTGTGGTCTTAAATCAGCTGCATATGGATGAACAAGGAACATATCGCTGCTCTCTGCAGGATCAAAGTGGAACCGTCTTCTACCAAGTCACTTTCCTACTCGCTG ATAcagaacccaaatgcagaccaggacaaggtaGGTGGCAAAaaaaggtgagtatttattgA